From Paracoccus aminovorans, one genomic window encodes:
- a CDS encoding ATP-binding cassette domain-containing protein produces MGRSGSGKSTLLRCINGLEGVNEGTIRVAGAHVAQDDLRLKALRQKVGMIFRQFNLFPHLTARENVVIAQRVVKKTPRSGQPSHSRWP; encoded by the coding sequence TCGGCCGCAGCGGCTCGGGCAAAAGCACGCTATTGCGCTGCATCAACGGGCTTGAAGGCGTCAACGAGGGCACGATCCGCGTCGCTGGCGCACATGTGGCGCAAGACGATCTGCGTCTGAAGGCATTGCGACAAAAGGTCGGTATGATTTTCCGGCAGTTCAACCTGTTCCCGCATCTGACCGCGCGGGAAAACGTCGTTATCGCGCAACGCGTGGTCAAGAAAACGCCCCGTAGCGGGCAGCCGTCTCATTCTCGTTGGCCTTGA